The Streptomyces sp. JB150 genomic interval GGGGAGTCAGTGCCCGCAAGGGGGGCACCCAGGTCGGGGCGCAGCGCCGCCGCGGCACCGAGATAGACGTGATGCATGCCGTCACGCGGCCGCGGGCTGTGCACATGCGCCAGAATCCGGATGACGCGCTCGAGCGAGCCCGGGACCGCGATCTCGGCCGTGCACAGCAGCGGGACGTCGGTCAGGCCCAGCTTCCTGGCCGCGGCCGCCGGGAAAGCCGAACGCAGATCGTGGGTGGTGGTGAAGACGATGCTGATCAAATCCGCATCGCCGAGCTCGTTGCGCCGCAAAATCTCGCCGAGGAGTTCCCGGGTGCCCTCTTCGATGAGTACGGGATCGTCACCGGCGACCTGGGTGGCACCGCGCACGGCACGCACGGCCACAGCGCCGGGGCCGGTCGCCCGGCTGGTCGGAATCGTCACGGGGCTGACTCCTGTGTCTGCGAAGAACACGACAGGACCGAGGGCGCCGCAGGCGGTCAGGCCCGCTGCCCGGCCAGCAGGCCGTACAGCGCGGCGATGGTGCGCGCCGAGGGCAGCTCCTGCGCGGGCAGCACCACCCGGAACTGCTTCTCCACCTGCGCGACGATCTCGATGAGGTTGAGCGAGTCGGCCTGGTAGTGGTCGAACAGGTCCGCGTTGTCGTCGATCTCGTCCTCGCCCAGCGCCAGGATCTCCGCGACGATCGCACGGATTGCGGCCAGGGAGTTGTCGGTGTCGTTCATCTGCCGTCCTTGTCTTGAGGGGATGCCGGCGCGGGGGGCAGCAGACTCGCGGCAGGCCGCGAGACCACCAGGATCGAACCCACGTCGAGAACCGTTTCGCCGGCGCTGAGCGTCCGGCCGGTGAACTCACCGACCCCGCCGGAATGATGACGAAGCTGTACATGGTGTTCCAGGACGTCGCCGGGCACCGCCGGCGCGCCGTAGACCAGGTCGCGCACGCCGACCATCAGCGGCACCTCCTCGGGCGGGCCGAGCCCGGCCAGCGACCACAGCACGGACACCGCCTGGCCGAACGATTCGAGCACGAGCACCGACGGATACGCGTAACCGTCGATGCCGGCGCCGTCGGCCACGTCGCGGTAGCAGTCCTCCCCGCCGGTGACCGCCTTGGTGGCGACCAGGGAGCCGGGCGGCGAGAAGTGGCGCACGGTGTCCAGCAAAAGCATCGGAGGGCGCTGGCGCAGCCGGCCGCGCACCTGGCTGTGGTCAAGCACCGGCCACCACCGGCTCCAGCGTGAGGGACACGTCCGCCGCCGGCAGCCCGTCCCCGCGCGCACCGCGCGCACGGACCGTGACCCGGCCGTGCGCCCCCGCCGTGACGAGCAGGACCAGTTCCAGCTCGTCGCCCGCGAACAGCGGGCGCGCGAAGCGGGCACGGTCGATGCTGCGCAGCGAAAGCTCCCCGCCCACCGCACCGGCGGCCGCCTGGCGCACCGCGTCGATCAGCAGCACCCCCGGCAGGATCGGGAAGCCCGGATAGTGGCCGGCCATCTGCGCGGCCGCCCGCTCGACGGGCAGCCGCACCGTGACGCGCGTGCCCTCGGCCGTCCGCACGGCCTGCGGCGGGCCCTCGAGCGCGTCGAACACCTTCGCTTGCGGCGACGAGACAGGCACCGGCGCTCCTCAGCCCAGGCCCGGCTCGTCGAGCAGACGCTGCGCGAGCGCCTCCACGTAGTCGGTGATCGTCACGTCGTGGTCGAGGTAGGGGACCACCTCACGCACCTGCTCGTACAGCCGCCGGGTCGCCGGCGACAGCCCCTGCGTGCCGCGGATGTCGACCGCCTGGCAGGCGCACAGCAGCTCGAAGGCGACCACGTAGGCGACGTTGTCCAGCACCTCCCGGGCCCGCCGGGCGGCGACGAAACCGAACGAGACGATGTCCTGGAAGTCCGCGGTCGAGGTCAGCGACTGGATGGACATCGGCATGGTCTTCGCCCGCGTCTCCGCGGTCAGCGAAGCGGTCATGAACTGGCCGCCCATCAGCCCCAGCCGCAGCCCCGGGTTCTCCTGGCACAAGAACGCCGGGAGGCCCTCGCTGTTGCTCTTGTCCAGGTACCGGTCGATGCGCCGGTTGGACAGGTTCATCAGCGTGGTCAGCGCGATCGCCAGATGGTCCATCGCCATGGCCACGTACTGCCCGTGGAAGTGCCCGTTGTGGAACACCTCGTTCTCGTCGGGGTCGACCAGCGGATTGTCGTTGGAGGAGTTCAGCTCGTCCTCGACGACCTTCTCGATCGAGGCGAGACTGTCCACGACCGGCCCGAGGATCTGCGGGGTGCAGCGGATGGAGTAGGCGTCCTCGATGGACTGCGAACCCGCCTTGGCGGTCTTGCCCATCTCACCCGACAGCAGATGCTCGGTGTCCAGCTCGTCCACCGCCAGCGTCGAGTCGGCCAGCGTCTCCCACAGGAACCGGGCCACCTCCTGCTGCCCCTTGTGCGGCTTGAGGGCGTGCACCCGCGGATCGAACGGCTTGGTCTTGCCGGCCAGCGCCTCCACCGACAGAGCCGACACCAGCAGATACGTCCGCAGCAGCCGCTGGGCCCGCGCCACGTTCAGACTGCCCAGGCCCACCATGCCGGAGGTGCCGTTGATCA includes:
- the aroH gene encoding chorismate mutase, translated to MAVRAVRGATQVAGDDPVLIEEGTRELLGEILRRNELGDADLISIVFTTTHDLRSAFPAAAARKLGLTDVPLLCTAEIAVPGSLERVIRILAHVHSPRPRDGMHHVYLGAAAALRPDLGAPLAGTDSPLPQGA
- a CDS encoding acyl carrier protein, which translates into the protein MNDTDNSLAAIRAIVAEILALGEDEIDDNADLFDHYQADSLNLIEIVAQVEKQFRVVLPAQELPSARTIAALYGLLAGQRA
- a CDS encoding beta-hydroxyacyl-ACP dehydratase, yielding MLDHSQVRGRLRQRPPMLLLDTVRHFSPPGSLVATKAVTGGEDCYRDVADGAGIDGYAYPSVLVLESFGQAVSVLWSLAGLGPPEEVPLMVGVRDLVYGAPAVPGDVLEHHVQLRHHSGGVGEFTGRTLSAGETVLDVGSILVVSRPAASLLPPAPASPQDKDGR
- a CDS encoding phenylalanine aminomutase (D-beta-phenylalanine forming) encodes the protein MTYTLSINQRVRLNDVASTAVSGDPVAIDDSVRARVQASRRTLEKFVAEERVIYGVNTSMGGFVNYLVPVTMARQLQENLLNAVATNVGDHLDDVTVRAIMTSRIVSLSRGNSAISPANLDKLIAVRNSGVVPCVPEKGSLGTSGDLGPLAAIALVCIGQWKARLDGEVLPGGEALRRVGIEPMELSFKEGLALINGTSGMVGLGSLNVARAQRLLRTYLLVSALSVEALAGKTKPFDPRVHALKPHKGQQEVARFLWETLADSTLAVDELDTEHLLSGEMGKTAKAGSQSIEDAYSIRCTPQILGPVVDSLASIEKVVEDELNSSNDNPLVDPDENEVFHNGHFHGQYVAMAMDHLAIALTTLMNLSNRRIDRYLDKSNSEGLPAFLCQENPGLRLGLMGGQFMTASLTAETRAKTMPMSIQSLTSTADFQDIVSFGFVAARRAREVLDNVAYVVAFELLCACQAVDIRGTQGLSPATRRLYEQVREVVPYLDHDVTITDYVEALAQRLLDEPGLG